From a region of the Lentilactobacillus curieae genome:
- a CDS encoding DnaD domain protein: MLSEEKLSPDSRFVASNQNGNQELNLSVLTNLYLPLIGANAFSLYTFLFGVARSDQHTYRVHSFYEIQSSLSLSLESIQTARRKLEAVDLMATFKTNESLFEFSVQLPLSSVEFLKTDLLTTLLLGTVGERTFKQLVGRVDAPREQAKQAENISASLLDVFSVPKSVIDQPSAEVASVKNQQITTNKLSANQQDLKEHPFDFDLLLEMLRTSFVDIESVKAAYNPIIAEHLLYDIDEINMSKLILKAVDLKTNQVDTKRLSVLVADKYGIGKRQTSSRVAQASSSQASKTDLSGFDSQIQQIITIAQKTAPIAFLNQIKKQKGGFVSSNEQRVIRDLVTRDILPAEVINILSYYVLVNLGNATLNKALAETIANDWTQHKVNTAPEAIKAIESRNEAKVNQKPQVRRNNGRHTVKETLPDWAKRNKDNKPQATTKTALTPEQEKLLDEKLKNLKKEK, from the coding sequence ATGTTAAGCGAAGAAAAGCTGTCTCCTGACAGTCGGTTTGTGGCATCTAACCAAAATGGTAATCAGGAATTAAATTTAAGCGTTCTTACCAATTTGTATTTACCTTTGATTGGCGCAAACGCTTTTTCGTTATACACATTTTTGTTTGGTGTTGCTAGGTCTGACCAACACACTTACCGGGTTCATTCATTCTACGAGATTCAGTCCTCGCTTAGCCTATCGTTAGAGTCAATTCAAACTGCTCGAAGAAAGTTAGAGGCTGTTGATCTAATGGCAACTTTCAAGACAAATGAGTCGCTTTTTGAATTTTCTGTGCAACTACCACTTTCTTCTGTTGAGTTTCTCAAGACGGACTTACTAACAACTCTACTGTTAGGTACAGTCGGTGAGCGAACTTTTAAGCAATTGGTAGGTCGGGTTGATGCCCCTAGAGAGCAAGCAAAACAAGCTGAAAACATTTCAGCATCGCTATTGGATGTTTTTTCAGTTCCTAAGTCTGTAATTGATCAGCCGTCTGCTGAGGTTGCTTCAGTTAAAAATCAACAAATTACCACAAATAAATTATCTGCAAATCAGCAAGATTTAAAAGAGCACCCATTTGATTTTGACCTATTATTAGAAATGTTACGCACATCATTCGTTGACATTGAAAGTGTGAAGGCGGCATACAATCCAATTATTGCTGAACATCTTTTGTATGACATTGATGAAATCAACATGAGCAAGTTGATTTTAAAGGCAGTTGATTTAAAGACAAACCAAGTTGATACAAAGCGACTTAGCGTGTTGGTAGCAGATAAATATGGGATTGGTAAACGACAAACGAGTAGTCGGGTGGCTCAAGCTAGTAGTTCTCAGGCATCTAAGACTGATTTAAGTGGTTTCGATTCACAAATCCAGCAAATTATTACCATTGCTCAAAAGACAGCCCCGATTGCATTTTTAAACCAAATCAAGAAGCAGAAGGGCGGTTTTGTTTCTAGTAACGAACAACGAGTGATTCGTGATTTAGTTACTAGAGATATATTGCCAGCCGAGGTAATCAATATCTTGTCCTACTACGTTTTGGTGAATCTTGGGAATGCGACTTTGAATAAGGCGCTAGCAGAGACAATTGCCAACGATTGGACACAGCACAAAGTAAATACTGCTCCCGAAGCAATCAAAGCGATTGAGAGTCGTAATGAGGCTAAGGTAAATCAGAAACCTCAAGTAAGAAGAAACAATGGTAGACATACCGTTAAAGAAACTTTACCTGACTGGGCAAAACGAAATAAAGATAACAAACCACAAGCTACGACAAAGACCGCATTAACTCCTGAACAGGAGAAGTTGCTTGAT